Proteins co-encoded in one Bremerella sp. TYQ1 genomic window:
- a CDS encoding ribonucleotide-diphosphate reductase subunit beta, which yields MSTPSLGFDTEMTGTQRVNASEKRLINAHQVDVNQLMPLKYHWAWEHYVNGCANHWMPTEVPMTKDIETWRSDKLTEDERKVIMRNLGFFSTAESLVGNNLVLAIFKHVTNAEARQYLLRQAFEEAIHSHTFLYVVESLGLNEGEVFNMYHEVPAITKKDEFEMNLTREVLDPDFKTDSYEGIQTFLKNLIGYYIIMEGIFFYTGFVMVLSFHRRNLMTGIGEQFQYILRDETVHLNFGIDLINGIKEENPDVWTEEFQQSIIDLIHEAVELEIAYASDCLPNGILGLNRDLFRDYVHHIADRRLERIGLPKQFNQANNPFPWMSETMDLAKEKNFFETRVTEYQSSSGLNWD from the coding sequence ATGTCCACTCCAAGCCTCGGCTTCGATACCGAAATGACTGGAACGCAGCGGGTTAACGCCAGCGAAAAGCGTTTGATCAATGCTCACCAAGTCGACGTCAATCAGCTGATGCCATTGAAGTATCACTGGGCGTGGGAACATTACGTCAACGGTTGCGCCAATCACTGGATGCCAACCGAAGTTCCGATGACCAAGGACATTGAAACCTGGCGTAGCGACAAGCTGACCGAAGACGAACGCAAAGTCATCATGCGTAATCTCGGTTTCTTCTCGACCGCCGAAAGCCTTGTTGGTAACAACCTGGTCTTGGCGATCTTTAAGCATGTGACCAATGCCGAAGCACGCCAATACCTGCTGCGTCAGGCGTTTGAAGAAGCGATCCACTCGCACACGTTCCTGTACGTGGTGGAAAGCCTCGGTTTGAACGAAGGCGAAGTCTTCAACATGTACCATGAAGTCCCTGCGATCACTAAGAAGGACGAGTTCGAGATGAACTTGACCCGCGAAGTGCTCGACCCTGACTTCAAGACCGATTCGTACGAAGGCATTCAAACCTTCCTGAAAAACCTGATCGGTTACTACATCATCATGGAAGGGATCTTCTTCTACACTGGTTTCGTGATGGTGCTTTCGTTCCATCGTCGTAACCTGATGACGGGGATCGGCGAGCAGTTCCAGTACATCCTGCGTGATGAAACGGTTCACTTGAACTTCGGCATCGACCTGATCAACGGCATCAAGGAAGAAAACCCTGACGTCTGGACCGAAGAGTTCCAGCAGTCGATCATCGACTTGATCCACGAAGCGGTTGAACTTGAAATCGCTTACGCTTCCGACTGCCTCCCGAACGGTATTCTCGGACTCAACCGCGATCTGTTCCGCGACTACGTCCATCACATCGCGGATCGCCGCTTGGAACGCATCGGCCTGCCCAAGCAGTTCAACCAGGCCAACAATCCATTCCCATGGATGAGCGAAACGATGGACCTCGCGAAGGAAAAGAACTTCTTCGAAACGCGAGTGACCGAATACCAAAGCTCCAGCGGTCTCAACTGGGACTAA